The following proteins are co-located in the Flavobacterium sp. CECT 9288 genome:
- a CDS encoding Rrf2 family transcriptional regulator, with translation MLSKKTKYGIKALTFLARQEDQTPVAIADIAKSENISLKFLESILLLLRHSGFLGAKKGKGGGYYLIKEPKDISMAKVYRILEGPIALLPCASHNFYEPCDDCTDEATCAVRKLMTEVRDNTLMVLENNSLADIAF, from the coding sequence ATGCTCTCAAAAAAAACAAAATACGGTATCAAGGCTTTGACCTTCTTGGCTCGCCAAGAGGACCAAACGCCTGTTGCTATTGCTGATATTGCCAAATCTGAAAATATCTCACTCAAATTTTTAGAGAGTATTTTATTGTTGTTGCGCCATTCTGGTTTTCTGGGAGCCAAAAAAGGAAAAGGCGGCGGTTATTATTTGATAAAAGAACCGAAGGACATCAGCATGGCTAAAGTATATCGCATTCTGGAAGGGCCTATAGCCTTATTGCCGTGTGCCAGTCATAATTTTTACGAGCCTTGTGACGATTGTACTGATGAAGCCACTTGCGCCGTTCGTAAATTAATGACCGAAGTGCGTGATAATACGCTTATGGTTTTGGAAAATAATAGTTTAGCAGATATTGCATTTTAA
- a CDS encoding phosphoadenylyl-sulfate reductase encodes MMSKELVAALVEHSKNLSLEETFVYLAAEYKDKVVFSTSFGQEDQVVTAMIANSGAEIQIFTLDTGRLFQETYDVFHKTQKKYNQHIKVFFPEAAAVENLLETKGPNSFYESVENRKECCSIRKVVPLRKALKGNSVWITGLRAEQSENRNDLALFEYDAHFEIIKFNPLLKWTLQEVEEYLEKNNVPQNALHKKGFVSIGCAPCTRAITPDEDIRAGRWWWESSHKECGLHSPLAPKGGINEVKN; translated from the coding sequence ATTATGAGTAAAGAATTAGTAGCGGCATTAGTAGAGCATTCAAAAAACCTTAGTTTAGAGGAAACGTTTGTTTATTTAGCTGCCGAGTATAAAGATAAAGTGGTTTTTTCGACCTCTTTTGGTCAAGAAGACCAAGTAGTTACAGCAATGATTGCCAATAGTGGTGCTGAAATTCAAATTTTCACATTGGATACCGGTCGATTGTTTCAAGAAACGTATGATGTTTTTCATAAAACTCAAAAGAAATACAACCAACACATCAAAGTATTTTTTCCCGAGGCAGCTGCAGTAGAAAATTTATTAGAGACTAAAGGACCTAATAGTTTCTACGAATCAGTTGAGAATAGAAAAGAATGTTGCTCCATCCGTAAAGTAGTGCCTTTGCGCAAAGCTTTAAAAGGAAATTCGGTCTGGATTACAGGCTTAAGAGCAGAGCAATCCGAAAACAGAAATGATTTGGCACTATTTGAATATGATGCGCATTTTGAAATTATCAAATTCAATCCATTATTAAAATGGACTTTGCAAGAAGTAGAAGAGTATTTAGAAAAAAATAATGTACCACAAAATGCATTGCACAAAAAAGGATTTGTAAGTATAGGTTGTGCACCTTGTACAAGAGCCATCACTCCAGATGAAGACATCAGAGCCGGACGATGGTGGTGGGAATCCAGTCATAAAGAATGTGGGTTGCATAGCCCCCTAGCCCCCAAAGGGGGAATTAACGAAGTGAAAAATTAA
- a CDS encoding sulfite exporter TauE/SafE family protein — MNKELKVNNNTESPATSFVERLWVLVPAILLIGLLATLVYNHHDEFSVDGLIAGFDQEFLIFFCIGVFAQLVDGTLGMGYGATSTSFLLAYGIPPAISSTGVHVAEMFTTGASAISHHRFGNINKKLVRHLLIPGVLGSVTGAYLLSDVIDGEVIKPFIALYMIGLAVIIIRKALKKNLVKKKTKKLGILATFGGFMDAVGGGGWGPIVTSTLLGNGRNPRYTIGSVNAAEFAVAFSSGVTFMLFGGIQGWQVIIGLILGGVMAAPLAAFLVNKIPRKSMMILVGVLIILLSLKTLSKLL, encoded by the coding sequence ATGAATAAAGAATTAAAAGTGAATAATAATACCGAAAGCCCTGCAACAAGTTTTGTAGAGCGGTTATGGGTGCTCGTTCCTGCAATTTTGTTGATAGGATTATTGGCAACATTAGTGTACAACCACCATGATGAATTTTCAGTGGATGGCTTGATAGCCGGTTTTGATCAAGAGTTTTTAATTTTTTTCTGTATTGGAGTTTTTGCACAGTTAGTAGATGGAACCTTAGGAATGGGTTATGGAGCAACTTCAACTTCATTTTTATTAGCGTACGGAATTCCGCCTGCCATCAGTAGTACAGGTGTTCACGTGGCTGAAATGTTTACAACAGGAGCTTCGGCAATTTCGCATCATCGTTTTGGAAACATCAACAAAAAACTAGTAAGACATTTGTTAATTCCGGGTGTTTTGGGTTCTGTTACAGGTGCCTATTTGTTGTCGGATGTGATTGATGGAGAAGTAATAAAACCATTTATTGCTTTGTACATGATTGGATTGGCAGTGATCATTATTAGGAAAGCATTAAAAAAGAATCTGGTAAAAAAGAAAACTAAAAAACTAGGTATTTTGGCAACTTTTGGAGGTTTTATGGATGCTGTAGGAGGCGGAGGATGGGGACCGATAGTGACTTCTACTTTATTAGGAAATGGAAGAAATCCCAGATATACAATTGGCTCGGTGAACGCAGCAGAGTTTGCAGTAGCTTTTTCAAGTGGAGTAACATTTATGCTTTTTGGAGGTATTCAAGGATGGCAAGTAATTATTGGATTGATTTTAGGAGGCGTAATGGCAGCTCCATTAGCTGCATTTTTAGTGAATAAGATTCCAAGGAAATCAATGATGATATTAGTAGGTGTTTTAATTATTCTTTTGAGTTTAAAAACCTTATCAAAACTGCTGTAA
- a CDS encoding sulfate adenylyltransferase subunit 1: MEVLKIATAGSVDDGKSTLIGRLLYDTQSLTTDKLEAIEKSSKQKGYDYLDFSLATDGLVAEREQGITIDVAHIYFSTAKKSYIIADTPGHVEYTRNMVTGASTSQVSIILIDARKGVIEQTYRHFFINNLLRVKEVIVAINKMDLVDYSEEVFNKIKADFEALNAKSTFKEQNVSYIPLSALTGDNVVESIGGMPWYQGQTILEHLEALEPADVYEKGKARFPVQTVIRPKTEEYHDFRGYAGKLYGNNIKVGDAVTVLPSLTESVVTNIHFFDKQFEEAAVGSSITIELENDINVTRGDMIVKSSELPKVEKDINTTVCWMDSKKLVPGAKYFVQHNTNRVLAKIDSVKNVIATDFSGTTEASQLAINEIGEVNIKLSKAIYFDAYNDNKSNGAFILIDATTNTTAGVGFIK; the protein is encoded by the coding sequence ATGGAAGTTTTAAAAATAGCAACAGCAGGAAGTGTAGATGACGGTAAGAGTACCTTGATTGGGAGGTTATTGTATGATACGCAATCGTTGACAACAGATAAATTAGAAGCAATAGAAAAAAGCAGCAAGCAAAAAGGATATGATTATTTGGATTTTTCTTTGGCTACAGACGGTTTAGTAGCCGAAAGAGAACAAGGAATTACCATTGATGTGGCGCATATTTATTTTTCGACAGCTAAAAAAAGTTACATCATTGCAGATACTCCTGGTCACGTAGAATATACGCGTAACATGGTTACCGGAGCTTCGACCTCGCAAGTGTCAATCATTTTAATTGATGCTCGTAAAGGCGTAATTGAGCAAACCTACCGCCACTTTTTTATCAATAATTTATTGAGAGTAAAAGAGGTCATTGTGGCGATCAACAAAATGGATTTGGTGGATTATTCAGAAGAAGTTTTTAATAAAATCAAAGCGGATTTTGAAGCCTTAAATGCTAAAAGTACTTTCAAAGAGCAGAACGTGAGTTACATTCCGTTAAGTGCTTTGACAGGTGATAATGTTGTAGAATCAATAGGCGGAATGCCTTGGTACCAAGGACAAACCATTTTGGAGCATCTAGAAGCGTTAGAGCCAGCTGATGTGTATGAAAAAGGAAAAGCGCGTTTCCCTGTTCAAACCGTTATCCGACCAAAAACAGAAGAATACCACGATTTTAGAGGCTATGCCGGAAAATTGTACGGAAATAATATCAAAGTGGGTGATGCAGTAACGGTACTGCCATCTTTAACAGAATCAGTGGTGACAAATATTCACTTTTTTGACAAGCAATTTGAGGAAGCAGCTGTGGGCTCTTCGATCACCATCGAATTAGAAAATGATATCAATGTAACTAGAGGCGACATGATTGTAAAATCATCTGAATTGCCAAAAGTAGAGAAAGACATCAACACCACCGTATGCTGGATGGACAGTAAAAAGTTAGTTCCTGGTGCTAAATATTTTGTACAACACAATACCAATAGAGTTTTGGCTAAGATTGACAGTGTGAAAAATGTGATTGCAACTGATTTCTCAGGAACAACAGAAGCTTCTCAACTAGCCATCAACGAAATTGGCGAAGTAAATATTAAGTTAAGCAAAGCCATTTATTTTGATGCGTATAACGATAATAAATCAAATGGCGCCTTCATCTTAATTGATGCTACAACCAACACAACAGCAGGAGTAGGATTTATAAAATAA
- the cysD gene encoding sulfate adenylyltransferase subunit CysD, whose product MSAQLKTNALESEAIYIFREVISQFDKPVLLFSGGKDSITLVRLAQKAFFPAKIPFPLLHVDTGHNFPETIEFRDKLVAELGLELIVRNVQDAIDQGKVVEETGKYSSRNSLQTTTLLDAIEEFKFDACIGGARRDEEKARAKERIFSVRDDFGQWDEKNQRPELFDLLNGKIENGQNVRVFPISNWTELDVWSYIEQEQIEIPSIYFSHKRKVFLRDGMIWSHSPFVYQEENEEIVERIVRFRTVGDMSCTAAVDSYAATISEVVGEIRSSTISERGARIDDKRSEAAMEKRKQQGYF is encoded by the coding sequence ATGAGTGCACAATTAAAAACAAACGCTTTAGAAAGCGAAGCAATATACATTTTCAGAGAGGTAATTTCTCAGTTTGACAAACCTGTATTACTTTTTTCAGGCGGAAAAGATTCGATTACGTTAGTTCGCTTGGCGCAAAAAGCTTTTTTTCCAGCTAAGATTCCGTTCCCGTTGTTACACGTAGACACTGGGCATAATTTTCCGGAAACCATTGAGTTCAGAGATAAATTGGTGGCTGAACTAGGTTTAGAACTAATCGTGCGCAATGTGCAAGACGCCATTGATCAAGGAAAAGTGGTTGAAGAAACCGGAAAATATTCCAGCAGAAATAGCTTGCAAACCACAACACTTTTAGATGCTATCGAAGAATTCAAATTTGATGCGTGTATTGGTGGAGCACGTCGTGACGAGGAAAAAGCCAGAGCCAAAGAGCGTATATTTTCGGTGCGTGATGATTTTGGTCAATGGGACGAAAAAAATCAGCGTCCTGAATTGTTCGATTTGTTGAACGGAAAAATAGAGAACGGTCAAAACGTACGTGTTTTTCCAATTTCGAACTGGACCGAGCTAGATGTATGGAGTTACATCGAACAAGAGCAAATTGAAATTCCATCGATTTATTTTTCGCACAAGCGTAAAGTGTTCTTACGAGATGGAATGATTTGGTCCCACTCTCCATTTGTGTACCAAGAAGAAAACGAAGAAATCGTGGAACGCATTGTTCGTTTTAGAACGGTAGGAGACATGAGTTGTACGGCAGCAGTTGATTCATACGCTGCAACAATTTCTGAAGTAGTGGGTGAAATTAGATCTTCAACAATTTCAGAAAGAGGCGCTAGAATTGACGACAAACGTTCGGAAGCAGCGATGGAAAAAAGAAAACAACAGGGATACTTTTAA